The proteins below are encoded in one region of Brachyspira intermedia PWS/A:
- a CDS encoding Na+/H+ antiporter NhaC family protein, whose product MEHYGLLGIIPPLLAIILALVTKEVIISLTLGILSGTLIIAHGNVFTAITIFTDKVADMSGDAWNIRILLFCALLGAFVSMLSKTGATKAFGLWASKYLKTKKSILIFTWFFGLIIFIDDYFNSLSVGTVMRPVSDQNKISRAKLAYILDSTAAPVCILAPISTWVVTVMSYIRDSEGFESLNISEFVFFIKMIPYSVYPLLALAFVVLISLVFKDFGPMKRSEDNAQNGKLFDEELYGACPGNMETSSNNQAKWYDMVIAILVLIIVCIVMFPVTTYMGLVGSDGIETFSQAMSSISLNQAFLDTDASKALFYGAVISLMIMYIYYVARRLLSVRSAGNSIMEGVKSMVPALVVLALAWSIGSVIKSSPADGGLGLAAFLSEAVKGGGFPLWILPAIGYLLGCVIAFSTGTSWGTFAILIPIVIPIANGLAAANGYTDNALLNVLLINVGSVVSGAVFGDHCSPISDTTILSSTGSNCPLLEHVATQIPYAGLVAISAFIGVIVGGVTLNPIAALLTGFIVMCVLALLAPKFYDKISSFKKS is encoded by the coding sequence ATGGAACATTATGGTCTGTTGGGTATTATACCGCCTCTTTTAGCCATTATACTTGCTTTAGTAACCAAAGAAGTTATTATTTCGCTTACGCTTGGTATACTATCTGGAACTTTAATAATAGCTCATGGTAATGTATTTACTGCTATTACAATATTTACTGATAAGGTAGCAGATATGAGTGGGGACGCTTGGAATATAAGAATACTTTTATTCTGTGCTTTGCTTGGTGCTTTTGTTAGTATGCTTTCAAAAACTGGTGCTACTAAGGCTTTCGGTTTATGGGCTAGTAAATATTTAAAAACTAAAAAAAGTATACTTATATTTACTTGGTTTTTCGGACTTATCATATTTATAGACGATTATTTTAATAGTTTATCTGTTGGTACTGTTATGCGTCCTGTTTCAGATCAGAATAAAATTTCAAGAGCTAAACTTGCATACATATTAGACTCTACTGCAGCTCCTGTATGTATACTTGCTCCTATATCAACTTGGGTAGTAACAGTTATGAGTTATATAAGAGATTCTGAAGGTTTTGAATCTTTGAATATAAGTGAATTTGTTTTCTTTATAAAGATGATACCTTATTCTGTTTATCCGCTTCTTGCCTTGGCTTTTGTAGTTCTTATTTCTTTAGTATTTAAAGATTTCGGTCCTATGAAAAGAAGTGAAGACAATGCTCAAAATGGAAAACTTTTTGATGAGGAATTATATGGAGCTTGTCCTGGTAATATGGAAACTTCTTCAAACAATCAGGCTAAATGGTATGATATGGTTATAGCTATACTTGTACTTATAATAGTTTGTATAGTGATGTTCCCTGTTACTACATATATGGGATTAGTTGGAAGCGATGGAATAGAAACTTTCTCTCAAGCTATGTCAAGCATATCATTGAATCAAGCATTTTTAGATACTGATGCTTCTAAAGCTTTATTCTATGGTGCTGTTATTTCTCTTATGATAATGTACATCTACTATGTAGCTAGAAGATTATTGAGTGTACGTTCTGCCGGAAACTCTATTATGGAAGGTGTTAAATCTATGGTTCCTGCATTAGTAGTTTTAGCATTAGCCTGGTCTATAGGAAGCGTTATAAAATCATCTCCTGCAGACGGCGGACTTGGACTTGCTGCTTTCTTATCTGAAGCTGTAAAAGGCGGCGGTTTCCCACTTTGGATACTTCCTGCTATAGGTTATTTACTTGGTTGTGTTATAGCTTTTTCTACTGGTACAAGCTGGGGTACTTTTGCTATACTTATTCCTATAGTTATACCTATTGCTAATGGACTTGCTGCTGCTAATGGTTATACTGATAATGCTCTTCTTAATGTTCTTCTTATAAATGTTGGTTCTGTTGTTTCAGGTGCTGTATTCGGCGACCATTGTTCTCCTATATCTGACACTACAATACTTTCATCTACTGGAAGTAACTGTCCTCTATTAGAACATGTTGCAACACAGATTCCTTATGCAGGTTTGGTTGCTATATCTGCTTTCATTGGTGTAATAGTTGGAGGAGTTACTTTAAATCCTATAGCTGCATTATTAACAGGTTTTATAGTAATGTGCGTACTTGCTTTACTTGCTCCTAAGTTTTATGATAAAATTTCAAGTTTTAAGAAAAGTTAA
- a CDS encoding GTP-binding protein, whose translation MKILIVSGFLGAGKTTLIKEMANKTKRDFVVMENEYGDVDIDSNILKDEGMNIWELTEGCVCCTMKQDFASSILTIANSLDPEYLIVEPTGAAKLSNIINNIKQIEYERIVLLKPITIIDGNTFDSFINSYDDIYTDQILNGSKIIISKMESKEEYEKEDLIKKIKSLIIKNNLPLDNIEILEEHYSNKDKKWWENILNSFLDDKYAIKELEKPKNEEMPDSISMKACCVESENKFMTLLEDIIHGRFGFIARSKGFIKCGSNYFRYDVVGERYAVTGADENDKLEVVFIGKDLNRKLLREEFQPVYRDNIKHKEEHCEGHKK comes from the coding sequence ATGAAAATATTGATTGTTTCAGGATTTTTAGGTGCTGGAAAAACTACACTCATAAAAGAAATGGCTAATAAAACCAAAAGAGATTTTGTTGTAATGGAAAATGAATATGGAGATGTTGATATAGATTCCAATATATTGAAAGATGAAGGCATGAATATCTGGGAACTTACAGAAGGATGTGTATGCTGCACTATGAAACAAGATTTTGCTTCTTCTATACTCACAATAGCTAATTCTCTTGATCCTGAATACTTAATAGTGGAACCTACAGGAGCTGCTAAATTAAGCAATATTATCAACAATATAAAACAAATTGAATATGAAAGAATAGTACTTTTGAAACCTATAACTATAATAGACGGAAATACATTCGACTCTTTTATTAATTCCTATGATGATATTTATACTGATCAAATTTTAAATGGCTCAAAGATAATAATATCTAAAATGGAATCAAAAGAAGAATATGAAAAAGAAGATCTTATAAAAAAAATAAAGTCATTGATTATAAAAAACAATTTGCCATTAGATAATATAGAAATACTTGAAGAACATTATTCTAATAAAGATAAAAAATGGTGGGAAAACATTTTAAATTCTTTTTTAGATGATAAATACGCTATAAAAGAATTGGAAAAACCAAAAAATGAAGAAATGCCCGACTCTATAAGTATGAAAGCCTGCTGTGTAGAAAGTGAAAATAAATTTATGACTTTACTTGAAGATATTATTCACGGACGATTTGGATTCATAGCAAGGTCTAAAGGTTTTATAAAATGCGGTAGTAACTATTTTAGATATGATGTTGTAGGAGAAAGATATGCTGTTACAGGAGCAGATGAAAATGATAAGCTTGAAGTAGTATTTATAGGCAAAGATTTGAACAGAAAACTTTTAAGGGAAGAGTTTCAGCCTGTATATAGAGATAATATCAAACATAAAGAAGAACATTGTGAAGGCCATAAGAAATAG